From the Labeo rohita strain BAU-BD-2019 chromosome 21, IGBB_LRoh.1.0, whole genome shotgun sequence genome, the window AAAACTTTCCATAAATGTTGCGGTCACTTTAAATGAGAGACAAATACTGTATTCTTACCGCCACCGTTGTGGAATTTCACATACGCATCAACTGAATTCCACCGGTCCGTTTTCCCGAAGAGAGACGGACCGTGCAGCCGTGAACAAACTTTATGCATTACTgatgtttttaagataaattCTTCTGCAGGAAATCCCCAAATTAAAGTGTTGAAGCGGTGAATTCTACCCCAAAAGTGCTTGGGGAGGGGCGAGTTCAGCCAATGGTATGTGAGGGTAAAGTCTCAAGGCCTTTTACTAAGGAGTAATGTTTTTCACAGAGAGCAAAGCTGATCGTTTGAATATTATCTTAAAAGTTTATGGAATATAGTTTAAGTTCATCAGATTGTGTCcgtaataaatacaaataataaattaataattgtaaatattcagaatataatataaaccgTTTCTGCTAATTACGGCTGcgtatatttgattaaaatacaggggaaaaaatcagaaatattgtgaaatattattgcaatttaaaattgtggttttctattttaatatactttaaaatagaatttattcctgtgatgcaaagctaaattttcggcatctttaaagtctttaaagtcacatgatctttcagaaatcattctaatatgctgatttattatcagtgttggaaacgaatttatttgtttatttatttatttattttttgggaacgtgataattttttcaggattctttgatgaataaaactttaaaaagaacagcatttatttaaaatcttttgtaacagtatacacTAAGGTTCAAAGTGTGAgtattcagcaaagatgtgttaaagtgaaaaaaagtgatagtaaagacttatattgttaggaAAGATTTCTATAtggaataaatgctgatctttataactttttattcatcaaagaattctgaaaaatatcacaggttccaagaaaattaagcagcactgtttccaacactgatatagtaaaccagcatattagaatgatttctgaaggatcatgtgacactgaagactggagtagttatgctgaaaattcagctttgcaccacagaaataaattatattttaaagtatattaaaatagaaaccacaattttaaattgcaataatatttcacaacctgaacataaataaaatattaagcagcacaactgtttccaacattgataataaaagtaataaatcagcatattagaatcctAGCATAttaggattgtgtgacactgaagagtaatggctgattaaaatttagctttgcatcacagaaataaattacattttaaagtatattaatatagaaaataatttaaattgcaataatattttataatatttttcctgtattttgatcaaataaatggaaaaatcgtactgatcccaaacttttgaatggctgtgtgtgtgtgtatatatatatatatatatatatatatatatatatatatatatatatatatatatatatataataaactatgATGATCTACAATAGTCAAGAAAACCCATTAACGACTCAACAACATATCTGAAACAATCTGAGCATCTTTTAATGGTTTTGCTATGtgatttcacaaataatgtttatGGAGAGCAGAACACAGTAGAACACACAAGATGTATTTCTTACATAGGTTAATATCACAAATTTAATTTCAGAACCTCCAGTGACTTGACAGTACagaaaaaagactaaataaaacagcaacattttttatgtactgtatatacagtaataATAGTATTCTTAGTGtataacaaacacatttttgtgatttgaacacattttttaGTCAAATGGTGTTGGAAAGTTTTCATCTCTACATGAGAATATAATCATCACTCCAGGAGATTTCGGCATACgcattttctttgtaaaatatCTTGCTCTCAGATTAAATagactgaaatattatttcaaactCTTGCCCTGAGGCTTCACATTAAATTAGATACTGATAAAAATACGCATTTTGTAGATTTGCCATTGCCTGAGTTagaaatctattaaaataaacatgcttTTCCATGCAGATTTATTAGGCTTGAAACTCAGAATGTGTGACTGTTCAAAAACCAAGATATGAAAAAATCTTACGCTACTCACAAATCAGTTAGATGGGATGATTTATGTATGGCTTAGACAAACCTGACAAAACTATGTGTcagtacaatatatatatattatccgTAGGTTACATATAAATGTgtttctatattatatataacaaccgaatatttattgtatatttacatGGATGCATAATGCAACtttacacataaatatatatttaataaatgatccTTTCCAAAAAATACACCTCACTCTGCTTTCAGAGATTTATGCATAAAATAAGGCAACATGTGGAGGTTGACTCTTGCACTGGCAAGGGCTAAAATCTTCCTTGTCTCCATGTAACTGGTTTAATGGTCAGTGATTTATACATGCACAAGATAATAATTGTTTGGCTggattaaatgcatatatgCCGATCTCtctaatttgaaaaatatttttagaatttctttttttatatcaaaCATAAAAATTTACAGTGCTGAATTAATGGCTACCTATGATCTAAAGATATACAGTCTTGGAAAAATAGATTCTCACAAGGTTAACATTCAAAGAAACACACAAATTCTTACAATGAACAGTTCGCTGTAACAtatttggaaaaatatttgACTGCTGGCACTGTATGATTTTTCGGTCGTGCTTACAATATGTTTAAAATCAGTGCCTATAACTTCTATAATACATACATTCGGCAGGAGTGTTTATGCAAGCTTTCCTCCACCTGAGAGTTGTAAATATCAAAGGCAAAGTCTTCACAATTACAAGAGTCTACAATCAGTTCAAATCCCTTTTAAacaatttactttttcattAGTGTACCATTAATAAGCAAAGACATTTAAATCTTATGGCTGAGATTATACTATGTTTGCAGTAGGATTACAGTAGGACTAAACCAACTCTGACTGCAAACAGTGCTcttgtgtttatataatatgcTGTGTgagttttaaataactgctattatatttaaaattaatggaATGTGTAGTGAAATGCTTTAAGTTGTGAACTGGGTGAATGCTCATGATAATGATAATACTCAAGAtcagtttataaaaaatagtCCACGTACATTATAGCATCAGACCCCATCATGTAGTTTAGGAGTGGACGGTGGCATAAAGTAGTGGCTTTGAACACGTAACAGTGCCATGATGAACATACATACAATAACAATGCATAGTCGTTTGCTGAGGGCAACTATGCTAAGTGCTAAGTTTTCAAATCTCATTAATATCTAAATAAGACAAATTGTTAAAAGTTAACATGAAATGGcgtttacaaatcattttactTCCACAAtagacactaccagtcaaaagtttttgaacagtaagatttttcatgtttttaaagaagtctcttctgctcaccaagcctgcatttatttgatccaaaatacaggaaaaatgtaaaattttgcaatatttttacttttaaaatacctgttttctatttgaatagatttttttagcatcattactctagtcacatgatccttcagaaatcattctaatattctgatttgctgctcaaaaacttttaattattattattctgttgaaaacagctgagtagaattttttttttttttttttttttgtttttttttgatgaatagaaaaaacagaagaacagcatttatctgagatagaaatcttttgtaacattataaatgtctatcattacttttgattaatttaaagcatccaacCTTTTGAATGGCATTgtgtataacgttacaaaagctttttatttcagataaatgttgatctttggatccTTCTATTCATCGGAAAttcctaaaaaatgtactcaactgttttaaatattgataataataataaatgtttcttggacagcaaatcagaatattagaatgaattctgaaggatcatgtgaccttGAAGacgggagtaatgatgctgaaaatgtagatttgatcacaggaattaattacattttaaaatatattcaaataaaaagcagttattttaaacagtaaaaatatttcacaatattactgcttttgttgtattttggatcaaataaatgcaggcttggtgagcagaagagacttctttaaaaacattaaaaatcttactgttcaaaaacttttgactggtagtgtatttttgagtaaaacagcataaaatacAGAAGAATTCCATTGGCTATTGCTGGATTGTGAAAAGTAGGCTTTAACTGACATGTCCCATGAAATCCCAATGCCTGAATGGCTATTCGGCTATGGATTAATATAGTATCAAAACTAAGCAGAATTTAAGTgaattttgcagaaatgtgcAATAAAGTGAATGGGAtccattttagtaatttttttttttttggggtgtttATAAGTGTCACCTCATCAAAATACACAATCTGTCAAAGAAACAAAATCAATGATTTCTcacactctttaaaaaaaaggttaaaaaaagagGGTTTTTCACATAAACGCCAAggaagaaccattttttaggttccccccaaaaaatttcAGTTCATAGTTCTAAaaagaactttttttcttgttgtgaagaacatttttcactataaagaaccttttgtgcaattgaaagattccatggatgttaaagattcTTCATGAAACCTTCAAAGCCAATAAAAAACctgtttttacataaaagtaAGCAATGTAAAAGTTTACAGCACACACACCCTGTTTAGACCTCAGCTCTGAAACAAGACCCTCTTGCTAATATATTCTAAAAGTAAAtattcttataaatatataaattctcCTCATTAAACCGGTGTGTGAGGGAGAAAAGCGCTTCTTTTAGGACTTGGCAAGAGCTGTTGACAGTttagtggttttgtggtcagcTTATAGTTTTTGCTGCATTTGAGGCAGATTGCACTCATGCATTGGACCACTACGTGCTAGTAGGTTGGCATTAAGACTGTTGAATCTACATAACCATTTCCCATCACTCTCATGCCTTCCAGTGGCATCCCACTGTTCGATTGGTGGACGGCAGGTTTGCAGGGATGAGGTGGTTGTTGGGTTGTGCATTGATCAGCCTGGCTGTCCAAGTCCTGTCTGTAATTGTCCACGCACTGATGGGACGTTTCCCTCTGCAGAAGCAGAATATTGTTTGACGTCACGTTTTTGACTTTGCTGTAGTCCTCCCCGGCGTAATCAGACCCTTCGGGTTCGCGGTTTGGGTCTGAAAGCGGCCTAAGCAGTAGCATATTCTGCAGGTCGACCGTTTGCACTTCTACGTATTCCAAAGAATGTGACTGAGACACGCCGGGAACAGGAGTGTGGACGCTGTCCAGGTTAAACTGGTTGTAGCTTTGAGAATGTCGGCAGGCTGGTTTACTGAAGCGGCCCTCCTGTTGTGGTGATAGCTGGTGGTAGTTGCTTGGTGTTGCAAGTGGCGACAAATGGCTGAGGATCTCTGGGACGCTGTGGTAGGCCGGTTTCACCACTCCGTTCTGGTAATGGTGGTGAGGTTGCGGTTGAGGAGACGAAAATACGACAGGCCAGGTCTTTACACGTCCATCGGTGGAGTCTGGAGAACCAGGTTCGGGACCCTGGCTTTCACTGCTTTCAGTAGAAGCCCAGCTGGTTTCTCCATGCTGGCTGTATTGATGTTGATCACTTGTGCTTCCTTCCCGTCCCTCCATGCACTTCTCTAAAAGCAGAGTGCGACTATCGCAGCTTCCCCGGCCTGAATCGCTGTCCGACGGGCTTTTGGACTTCATGCAGTCCTCTGATAGATCTTTACCATCCAAGACCAATTCTTGCTCCTCATTGTCATACACCTCAAGGTACTCTACCATTAAGTCGACGTAATCTGTGGTTGGAGGGAAACCTTGGATCACCAAAGAATTGAAAACTTCCTCTGACTTTCCGCTCTGCAAAAAAGCAAGTGAGATGATTGCCTCAAACATGCAATTAAAAATGTGGCATGaaggaaaatattaaaatcttaatATCCTGAGGACATGCCTCACAAATaatgaattctgactttatttcttgcagtttcaagtttatatcttttatcttttatcaattctgagaaaaaaagtcagaattgcgagatataaagctTGCATTTTATCtcgcagttttttttatttttttaatcagtttttatcattttgcaattctgagaacatatcagtctttttcccccttcaaaaactcacaattgagagtttgtatctcacaattcatagagaaaagtcagaattctgagatacaaacttgcatttgcaggaaaaaaaaaattttatccCACAAATCTGGcttcatttctcacaatttgtgagtttatatcaagcaattctgagaaaaaaagtagaattgtgagtttatatcttgtaattttgacttaatttctcagattaacaagtttttatctcaaaattgtgactttttccatcgcacaattcagagaaaaaagtcagaattgcaagacattaacttgcatttgtaagaaaaaaagtttttaatcgcaattctggctttatttctcgcaatttccAAATTTACATCACGCAGTactgacaaaaaagtcagaattgtgagtttataattttgtaattttgaatttatatctcccaatttttacttaataacttgcaattgtaaaaaaaagtcagaattgtgagaggaAAAGTTGCaacaacctttttttattttttattcagtggcttccATACTTTTCTGAGATGCACAACTGATATTTCTATTACCTTGAGCAGCTGTTTGTCAAATCCTTTGATTTTTGGTCCAGGAACAGGAGGCAGCAAACAAAGCTTCACActgaatacaaatataaaaaccaGAATAAGAATCAAAAAGTTGATATTGAACTCTTtttcaatggttaaataaatgctttatataGATAAAATGCACTGAATTTGAATTTAGaccaatttttatatttatttaaggtGAGTTTTGTCTTAACTGTGCACTGACCTAAAAATTAAGATCAATATCTatcattaaatgttttcctGCTTAATTATAATGTAAGCACTATGGATACAGAATAGGGACTTATCTAGAATGCGGAACAAAAGGTTCCACGTGTCCCGACAGGATTAAGAGATTAATTTTGGATCCCGTTCGTCCTTGTACTGTTAAAAACGCCTCACATTATCTGACAATGTAATTAGTCTATCTTTGTCTATTTAAATCTGCGCTGAGAAAAACTGCCCTAAAAACTACATTTGAGAGTGAAGTGAGGAAGTGCAAGATCTGGATCAATCCTCTAATGGCAATTTAATCCTACATAATGAGTATGAGTATTTGTCAGCAAGAACAATGAGGCAAATTATGTATATAACTGGTCTGAGCAAATGGGATTTCAATCACATAAAAGGCATGAATTGTAGATTTGACAATGgtggtaaaaaataatatagaataaaacaagcaaaataatcttaaaatatataagaaaacaaaatgcaaatgtaaaaaatgaataaatatgaaacacAGAAATGCTTCAGGCTCAAACGCACCTGTTTCGTTTCACATTTAGTGTCCAGGTGAGGATGAGGACGATGAAGACAGAGAATATTGTGATCATGATCCACAACGAACGCTCTCTGGGTATATCTATACAAACAAAATCAGGAAATTGTGATGAATAGAGTAAATCTCTACTGcaatttgtttttccatttatgaCAAATCAAACTGTGTTGTCACCAACAGTCCTTGGATAGAATAACAAGATAAACAGTGGGTAAAATTGGgtcattgcatttaaaaactatgaaaaaaaaaaaaaaaaacaggaacagTGTGGTTTTTGAGAACACTGTGAGCTGGAAACAGGATGATCTCTGACtcattttgctctatttcatgcTCGACGCCGTCAGGTGCGACTCCCACCGGGCCTGACTTTCCATGGAAGCTCCGGGGCAACTGAGGCCCAGCCGGAGCTGTGGCTCAAAAACGCGTCCTGCTGAGGTTGTGCTAGCCAGGTGAAGATGAGTTCACAACTCCCTGGAGAAACTGAAGGCCTGTTGGTATTCCCTCTAGTATTGTCTGCGCTGCTAGATACATATGCGTAGAGCAGATTTGTTCTCAGGCTCAGCAGGAGACCATGGAGACACAGACTGTGGTCCTAAAATGGCTTTCTGGCTATGCTGGATGATAATCTAATAGGCTTTACGCATGCCTTAACCTACTGGActagaaatgtttcaaaagtctgaaaataattataaccaaaaactgttatgctgataatataatttaataacaattaaattgttaatttattataataaattatttttacttactaaaattttttaatgttttttaaagtctcttctgctcaccaagcctgcatttatttgacccaaagtacagcaaaaacagtaaaattttaaaatatttttactatttaaaataactgactccaagcttttgaatggtagcgtataatgttaccaaagcttttaatttgagataaatgctgatttgatgAAGTATCctgtaaaaaatgttcttttgttttaaatattgataataacaatgtttcaaaaacattaaaaattttactgtccAAAAGCTTTTGCCTTGTAGTGTATGTTAAATACAAcacatgtatataaatataaatacatttatataactataaatacaaatattatatattagaattttttttttaatctacagcatttttacattttattaaaaatattatgaaaaaattacagaaacaaATTCTccccaaaatatttataataagcAAGTTTACTTAAATAACGAAGAAAAAAGAAGACTCACAATTAGGCATTTTGACGTAGGTGGTTTGGGTCCACTCGCTCCAGAAACCATGATCGGGTCTACAGCGCACTTGCACCATATATGTTTTATCGGAATGAAGACTGAACACAATGTAGTACTTCTGCATACCAGCATCATATtcctacagaaaaaaattaatgaaaagattaaaaaaaaacaaaaaacttaagcTACCACTAcaacacttttttattaaactcattaatcaatatgaatatataaaaaaaaattatatatttatgtaatttatataactCTTTTATATGAGATTCCTAACTATTTCTAACTATATTTTacagatataataaaaaaatatataaaaattttaaataaataataaaaatacattataaatatatatatatattaataattgtaattgtattaatattttgaatataattatttaaaatacataagatattaaatttaaaaaatgcaaatcttAAACACTTGCATATTGCACAGTTTCCTAATATGTCTGCTTATACATCAGGTTGTTTAAATTCAGATCAAAATAGATGCCAGCATCATACTCCTACACAGATATAAAGAAAGCATAAGCGACTGTACCACTGCAATTAACtaaatcaatatttatataataaaatgtattaaaaatcatataatattaaataaaaatacatatatcaCATACTATACAGGTATTTGCTGCTTTACAAAATGTCAGCTTATACTTAAAGTTGTGGGAATGCAAATCAAAGTAGattttagttaaatatttatCCAGTTAGCACTTAAATTCATGACAATTACATCATCAGCAATAATCATCAGTTACATACGTTGTCTCCGTTCATAAAGCCGATACTACCGTGCTCAGGTTACTTTGTCACTAGGCAATCATTATTGGTCATGCCAATAATGTGTTACTGAAGCACAGCCTTTGGAAAAAATCTGGTTTGATCTAGTCACTGTTGTTCTGTATATCTAGCCTCCCTCAGGTTTCTGCGGACTAATGAAGACATAAACCCAGACTGGGACAGTCAATGATTAAACTGCTTTGTGCAACAGCTGATTTAATAATGTTGGCTCACTTGCCCTTAGCATTCCATTCATTTAAGATCTCGGATAAagtcacaaacaaacaacagacaCTGTTAACTATTTTCTAACTTGTTGGCTCACATTCAACAAGTTGGTTGGCAATACCAGTCCGTAACACCAAGAAAAACAAGCATGTAATGTTTGCTGTGAAGATGGCCTGCCCATCTCAATTTTATCTATACTTAATTCTAGTTAAACTTTTACAAATGTAACtgataattaaacattttctaaaGACAAAAAGATGATTCGTTGTTCAAACCCACCTCCCATTCTGTATCTTCTTCTTGTTTAACTCGTAGCTGGTACAGTAGCGTGATCCATCCTGAGCGGGTGTCTGCGGTTCGGGGTTTCTCCCAGGACACTCTCACGTACGGACCCTGGTCGCCATTAACCACAACCGCTGTCACGTTCTCTGGAGTGTTTGGTTGAACTGTGGGTAAAAACGAAAGGACAGATCAGGACAGGATGtccataagaaaaaaaatatacaacagTTAAACTTACTGTTTATGCTTTAACACAACTGTTCTGATTTGtactaatattttttatcagTACATTTGATTTTGACTGTGTAAAGGCTGAAATGTTACACGTATGCTACCGTTTAAAGGTTTGGAGGcggcaacattttttttgaaagatgtgtaggctgcatttattagatagaaatacattaaaacgCTAATATAGAGGGTTTACgtcacagtttggtcagttacccagatgcatGGCCATATAGATACTCGGATAAACAACAggatggattgcacggttaatgtactacaaAGAGaaacattgttctgctaatttatgctgtctaaaccattggaaaaaacatgtggaaactgctaaatcatatagagaagggcttactaagcaggaaagggcgtaTTATTTTGACagactaaagttaataggtggtaaaaatacatatgagcagtattaattaagacatTAGCCCAacatttcacctacctgaccggaaatgataagaacaaacacgaatgttgtcaagattcttgccctgaaaatcctggttcagtttaaacaaccacaaacgccttttgtcacttagacagttttttgcactattctccttgatttgttattacTTTTGGCGgcctatagtactccaaatgctttttcccggtccgaccgattagtacagcccaaaacatgacaataactgacctttttcagcagcaataatcagcaaaatatgcgagtttcgttcggtacagtggcattgtttatatTCAGTGCCGCCAGTATGGCCAAAGTGCTGGGAGATATACCGGTTCAAACTATAAACCGGTTTGAATTACACACactgtatgatttatttattttttaaaaaacggcATACGACAGCATCTTAAATTGAGAGGAGATCACTGTTAACTGcatcaaagtccctttaaggcaagccATTTTatttggcggccatctttgaaacgcctctcgggcatgcaagtgcagctcctatctctttgaatAAGGAAACATAAAACTCTCCAAAACGGttcaccaaacttacgattaatatatatatatatatatatatatatatatgaaatctgacaacaactGTCTCATAATTGTTGTTTCCTATGCTCCAATATTGTCAAAAAGgcttatttttcaggctagaGCAGCTGATGCGCATGCACAGTCATGGGCGCGGGTTTGCGAATCGGAGCTTCTAatggcagctgcagtgacgcgatgactttactaatcaacgattggctctttcatttagAAGGCGGGGCTTATTCATCAAATTGGGCATCACAGTTTCTACTATTCATAAGTATTAGGAGTGCACAGTCTTCCTATATATTAAGTCTTTGACTGCATACTTCTAATGGTTAGaaaactattaataacacaACCAATTCGTTACCTTGGCAAATAAACCAACTGTAAACGGCTGTTAACAGAAGTCACAACGCTGAAGACAAACGCAAAGAGGAGAAAATGTAGCAGGCAGAAGAAAATCACTGTTCACGATGTGCAAAACATTGGAAGAAAATCCTAAATATTGAATTAggattatatgaatgtatctctgagagAAACTGACTGTCTTCGGAAAATTTTAgatagtattttcttttcatcttatctccatataatgcatattaatgtagtatttaaaagttttgtttgcTGTAGTAACAAAGGAAACACTATATTACGCTGTTCCTTAAGCGCCACCTGGTGgcagagagtgaatttgtgtTCACATTCAGCCTGTTTGTTGGTTTTGTTTCGTGCAGATgatttatgtagcataattttacaaagatAAGGTCAGACCATTCTATTCTTGCATTCATCTTTTTTCAGTTATACAAcctaatttacatcaaaaactgctTATACTACATGTAGCATATTTGTTTGGATTATGAAAATGCAGCGGTTCTGCAACCATTTCATCCAGTCTGATTCATATAAAGGCACAGTCAGAGAAAAACTGTGATAAAGCTGCCAGAATCCTTAAAGTAATacagatttttggtcaaatcACCCagcactacactgtaaaaaacaatttgttgagtcaacttaaaataatttgtaacctggctgccttaaaattttaagttcaatcaactcaaaaagtttattcaacttgaaatgttaaattatactaagtgacaatttagatatttgagttgaatcaacctaaaattttaaggcagctgggttacttacccatctgttaagtttagcaaacacaaatatctaagttgttacttagttcaacttaacatttcaagttgaataaacttattttagttgactgaacttaaaattttaaggcagcagggtaacaaattatttaagctgactcaacaaattgtgttttttattttttacagtgtacccttatgaaaattaatcatggttttactacaaataaacctaaaaaacgatggttactatagttaaaccatggtagcCACAAACTAATCAGTGTTTCGGTACACTAACCATGCTATTTGAGGTAAAACTaaggttatacaaatggtagtcAACAcgccaaaaaaaacatggttactacacttttactacaatTAAACTGTGGTTAATTTTAAGGGTTAATATTACATTCTATTAAACCTGTATATTGTTCTTTCTTCCATTGAACACATAATATTTTGATG encodes:
- the prlra gene encoding prolactin receptor a; the protein is MRNSGAVLVLTFIAKLISQAAGVSPPGKPRLTSCRSPEKETFTCWWEPGDDGGLPTTYALYYRLENSETVYECPDYRTAGENSCFFNKNDTSLWVNYNITVVATNALGKNTSDPVEVDVVYIVQPNTPENVTAVVVNGDQGPYVRVSWEKPRTADTRSGWITLLYQLRVKQEEDTEWEEYDAGMQKYYIVFSLHSDKTYMVQVRCRPDHGFWSEWTQTTYVKMPNYIPRERSLWIMITIFSVFIVLILTWTLNVKRNSVKLCLLPPVPGPKIKGFDKQLLKSGKSEEVFNSLVIQGFPPTTDYVDLMVEYLEVYDNEEQELVLDGKDLSEDCMKSKSPSDSDSGRGSCDSRTLLLEKCMEGREGSTSDQHQYSQHGETSWASTESSESQGPEPGSPDSTDGRVKTWPVVFSSPQPQPHHHYQNGVVKPAYHSVPEILSHLSPLATPSNYHQLSPQQEGRFSKPACRHSQSYNQFNLDSVHTPVPGVSQSHSLEYVEVQTVDLQNMLLLRPLSDPNREPEGSDYAGEDYSKVKNVTSNNILLLQRETSHQCVDNYRQDLDSQADQCTTQQPPHPCKPAVHQSNSGMPLEGMRVMGNGYVDSTVLMPTY